One Citrobacter amalonaticus genomic window carries:
- the fpr gene encoding ferredoxin--NADP(+) reductase, whose translation MADWVTGKVTKVQNWTDALFSLTVHAPVHPFTAGQFTKLGLEIDGERVQRAYSYVNAPDNPDLEFYLVTVPDGKLSPRLAALKPGDEVQVVSEAAGFFVLDEVPDCDTLWMLATGTAIGPYLSILQLGKDLERFKNLVLVHAARYAADLSYLPLMQALQKRYEGKLRIQTVVSRETVAGSLTGRVPALIESGELEKAVGLPMDKETSHVMLCGNPQMVRDTQQLLKETRQMTKHLRRRPGHMTAEHYW comes from the coding sequence ATGGCAGATTGGGTAACAGGCAAAGTCACAAAGGTACAGAACTGGACCGATGCCCTGTTTAGTCTGACCGTTCACGCCCCCGTTCATCCCTTCACCGCAGGTCAATTTACCAAGCTCGGTCTTGAGATTGACGGCGAGCGCGTTCAGCGCGCTTACTCGTATGTGAATGCCCCTGATAATCCCGATCTGGAGTTTTACCTGGTTACCGTGCCTGACGGTAAGCTAAGCCCACGTCTGGCGGCACTCAAGCCCGGCGATGAAGTACAGGTGGTGAGCGAAGCCGCTGGCTTCTTTGTGCTCGACGAAGTACCGGATTGTGACACGCTGTGGATGCTGGCAACCGGCACCGCCATCGGTCCCTATTTATCGATTCTGCAACTGGGTAAAGATCTCGAACGTTTCAAAAATCTGGTGCTGGTCCATGCTGCACGCTACGCCGCCGATTTAAGCTACCTGCCGCTGATGCAGGCGCTGCAAAAGCGCTACGAAGGCAAACTGCGGATCCAGACGGTGGTGAGCCGGGAGACCGTCGCAGGTTCACTGACCGGCCGCGTTCCGGCACTGATTGAAAGTGGCGAACTGGAAAAAGCGGTAGGCTTACCGATGGATAAAGAAACCAGCCATGTGATGCTGTGTGGAAATCCGCAAATGGTTCGCGACACGCAGCAGTTGCTGAAAGAGACCCGGCAGATGACCAAACATTTGCGCCGCCGGCCTGGTCATATGACCGCAGAACACTACTGGTAA
- the glpK gene encoding glycerol kinase GlpK, which translates to MTEKKYIVALDQGTTSSRAVVMDHDANIVSVSQREFEQIYPKAGWVEHDPMEIWATQSSTLVEVLAKADISSDQIAAIGITNQRETTIVWERETGKPIYNAIVWQCRRTADICERLKRDGMEEYIRNNTGLVIDPYFSGTKVKWILDHVEGSRERARRGELLFGTVDTWLIWKMTQGRVHVTDYTNASRTMLFNIHTLDWDDKMLDALDIPRAMLPEVRRSSEVYGQTNIGGKGGTRIPISGIAGDQQAALFGQLCVKEGMAKNTYGTGCFMLMNTGEKAVKSENGLLTTIACGPTGEVNYALEGAVFMAGASIQWLRDEMKLISDAFDSEYFATKVKDTNGVYVVPAFTGLGAPYWDPYARGAIFGLTRGVNSNHIIRATLESIAYQTRDVLEAMQADSGIRLHALRVDGGAVANNFLMQFQSDILGTRVERPEVREVTALGAAYLAGLAVGFWQNLDELQEKAVIEREFRPGIETTERNYRYSGWKKAVKRALAWEDHEE; encoded by the coding sequence ATGACTGAGAAAAAATATATCGTTGCGCTCGACCAGGGAACCACCAGCTCCCGCGCCGTCGTGATGGATCATGATGCCAATATCGTAAGCGTCTCACAGCGCGAATTTGAGCAGATCTACCCGAAAGCAGGCTGGGTAGAACACGACCCGATGGAAATCTGGGCAACGCAGAGCTCTACTCTGGTGGAAGTCCTGGCGAAAGCGGACATCAGTTCCGATCAGATTGCAGCTATCGGGATTACTAACCAGCGTGAAACGACCATCGTCTGGGAACGAGAGACCGGTAAACCTATCTATAACGCGATTGTCTGGCAGTGCCGTCGTACCGCGGATATCTGCGAACGCCTGAAGCGCGATGGCATGGAAGAGTACATCCGCAATAACACCGGTCTGGTCATTGACCCGTATTTTTCCGGCACCAAGGTGAAGTGGATCCTCGACCACGTCGAAGGCTCTCGTGAGCGCGCACGTCGCGGCGAACTGTTGTTCGGTACCGTTGACACCTGGCTTATCTGGAAAATGACCCAGGGACGCGTACACGTAACGGATTACACCAACGCCTCACGCACCATGCTGTTCAACATCCACACGCTGGACTGGGACGACAAGATGCTGGATGCGCTGGATATTCCACGCGCCATGCTGCCGGAAGTGCGTCGTTCTTCCGAGGTCTACGGCCAGACCAACATCGGCGGTAAAGGCGGCACGCGTATTCCGATCTCCGGCATCGCCGGTGACCAGCAGGCGGCACTGTTCGGCCAGCTGTGCGTGAAGGAAGGGATGGCGAAAAACACCTACGGTACCGGCTGCTTTATGCTGATGAACACCGGCGAGAAAGCGGTGAAGTCCGAAAACGGCCTGTTGACCACCATCGCCTGCGGCCCGACCGGGGAAGTGAACTATGCGCTGGAAGGCGCCGTGTTTATGGCGGGCGCCTCCATTCAGTGGCTGCGTGATGAAATGAAGCTCATCAGCGACGCCTTCGATTCCGAGTATTTCGCGACCAAAGTGAAGGACACCAACGGCGTGTACGTCGTGCCGGCCTTTACCGGCCTGGGCGCGCCGTACTGGGACCCGTATGCGCGTGGCGCGATCTTCGGTTTGACCCGTGGTGTGAACTCCAACCACATCATCCGTGCAACGCTGGAATCTATCGCTTACCAGACCCGTGACGTACTGGAAGCAATGCAAGCAGACTCCGGCATTCGCCTGCACGCCCTGCGCGTGGACGGCGGCGCGGTCGCCAACAACTTCCTGATGCAGTTCCAGTCTGACATTCTCGGCACGCGCGTTGAGCGTCCGGAAGTGCGTGAAGTAACGGCGTTAGGTGCGGCCTACCTGGCCGGTCTGGCGGTCGGTTTCTGGCAGAACCTTGATGAACTACAGGAGAAAGCGGTCATCGAACGCGAATTCCGTCCTGGCATCGAAACCACCGAGCGTAACTACCGTTACAGCGGCTGGAAGAAAGCGGTCAAACGCGCGCTGGCGTGGGAAGACCACGAAGAGTAA
- the zapB gene encoding septal ring assembly protein ZapB, with product MTMSLEVFEKLEAKVQQAIDTITLLQMEIEELKEKNSSLAQEVQSAQHSREELERENQSLREQQNGWQDRLQALLGRMEEV from the coding sequence ATGACCATGTCTTTAGAAGTGTTTGAGAAACTGGAAGCAAAAGTACAGCAGGCGATTGATACCATCACCTTGTTGCAGATGGAAATTGAAGAACTGAAAGAGAAGAACAGCTCTCTGGCGCAGGAAGTGCAATCTGCACAGCACAGCCGCGAAGAGCTCGAGCGCGAAAATCAGTCTCTGAGAGAACAGCAGAATGGCTGGCAGGATCGTCTACAGGCGCTGCTGGGCCGCATGGAAGAAGTCTAA
- the cytR gene encoding DNA-binding transcriptional regulator CytR yields the protein MKPNKQVAAATMKDVAMKAKVSTATVSRALMNPDKVSQSTRNRVEQAAVEVGYLPQAAGRNVKRNESRTILVIVPDICDPFFSELIRGIEVTAASHGYLVLIGDCAHQNQQEKTFVNLIITKQIDGMLLLGSRLPFDASIEEQRNLPPMVMANEFAPELELPTVHIDNLTAAFNAVNYLHELGHQRIGCIAGPEEMPLCHYRLQGYVQALRRCGITVDPHYIARGDFTYEAGGNALKQLFDLPQPPTAVFCHSDVMALGALSWAKRQGINVPDDLSIIGFDNIALAEFCDPPLTTVAQPRFEIGREAMLLLLDQIQGQNVNSGSRLMDCELILRGTTRALT from the coding sequence GTGAAACCGAATAAGCAGGTTGCTGCCGCTACAATGAAAGATGTTGCTATGAAGGCGAAAGTCTCAACGGCAACCGTGTCTCGCGCGCTAATGAACCCGGATAAAGTCTCTCAGTCCACCCGAAACCGGGTTGAACAGGCAGCTGTAGAGGTGGGGTATTTACCGCAGGCGGCGGGACGCAACGTCAAACGCAATGAATCGCGAACCATCCTGGTGATTGTTCCGGATATTTGCGATCCCTTCTTTAGCGAACTGATCCGTGGGATCGAGGTCACCGCCGCCAGTCATGGCTATCTGGTGCTGATCGGCGATTGCGCGCATCAGAACCAGCAGGAAAAAACCTTCGTCAATCTGATCATCACCAAGCAAATTGATGGCATGCTGCTGCTGGGCTCTCGTCTGCCGTTTGACGCCAGTATTGAAGAGCAGCGCAATCTGCCGCCGATGGTGATGGCGAACGAATTTGCGCCGGAACTGGAACTGCCCACCGTCCATATCGATAACCTGACCGCCGCCTTCAATGCCGTGAACTACCTGCATGAGCTGGGACATCAGCGCATTGGCTGCATTGCCGGGCCGGAAGAGATGCCGCTGTGTCATTACCGCTTGCAGGGTTACGTACAGGCGCTGCGTCGTTGCGGTATTACCGTTGATCCACACTATATCGCCCGTGGGGATTTTACCTACGAAGCGGGCGGCAATGCGCTTAAACAACTGTTCGACTTGCCGCAACCACCGACAGCGGTATTCTGTCATAGCGATGTCATGGCGCTTGGCGCCCTCTCATGGGCCAAACGTCAGGGCATCAACGTCCCGGATGACCTGTCGATTATTGGTTTCGACAACATCGCCCTGGCGGAATTTTGCGATCCGCCGCTGACCACCGTTGCGCAACCGCGCTTCGAAATTGGTCGCGAAGCGATGCTGTTGCTGCTTGACCAAATTCAGGGGCAAAATGTCAACAGCGGCTCGCGTTTAATGGATTGTGAGTTAATCCTTCGGGGTACGACGCGCGCCTTAACGTAA
- the hslV gene encoding ATP-dependent protease subunit HslV, giving the protein MTTIVSVRRNGHVVIAGDGQATLGNTVMKGNVKKVRRLYNDKVIAGFAGGTADAFTLFELFERKLEMHQGHLVKAAVELAKDWRTDRMLRKLEALLAVADETASLIITGNGDVVQPENDLIAIGSGGPYAQAAARALLENTELGARDIAEKALDIAGDICIYTNHFHTIEELPSKA; this is encoded by the coding sequence GTGACAACAATAGTAAGCGTACGCCGTAACGGCCATGTGGTTATCGCCGGTGATGGTCAGGCCACACTGGGTAACACCGTAATGAAAGGCAACGTGAAGAAAGTGCGTCGTCTGTACAACGACAAAGTCATTGCTGGCTTTGCGGGTGGTACGGCGGATGCATTCACGCTGTTCGAACTGTTTGAGCGCAAGCTGGAAATGCATCAGGGACATCTGGTCAAAGCCGCCGTTGAGCTGGCGAAAGACTGGCGTACCGATCGCATGCTGCGCAAACTTGAAGCGCTGTTGGCGGTCGCGGATGAAACCGCCTCCCTCATCATCACCGGTAACGGTGACGTCGTGCAGCCGGAAAACGATCTGATTGCCATCGGCTCCGGCGGTCCCTACGCCCAGGCTGCGGCACGTGCTCTGCTGGAAAACACCGAGCTCGGCGCTCGCGACATTGCTGAAAAAGCGTTGGATATTGCAGGTGATATCTGCATTTACACCAACCATTTCCATACCATTGAAGAATTACCGTCTAAAGCGTAA
- the rraA gene encoding ribonuclease E activity regulator RraA: MKYDTSELCDIYQEDVNVVEPLFSNFGGRSSFGGQIVTVKCFEDNGLLYDLLEQNGRGRILLVDGGGSVRRALVDAELARLAVQNEWEGLVIYGAVRQVDDLEELDIGIQAIAAIPVGAAGEGIGESDVRVNFGGVTFFSGDHLYADNTGIILSEDPLDIE, translated from the coding sequence ATGAAATACGATACTTCCGAGCTTTGTGACATCTATCAAGAAGATGTCAACGTCGTGGAACCCCTGTTCTCTAACTTTGGAGGACGGTCGTCGTTTGGCGGACAAATCGTCACAGTGAAATGTTTCGAGGACAACGGGTTGCTGTACGATCTGCTCGAACAAAATGGCCGTGGTCGCATTCTGCTGGTCGACGGCGGCGGTTCTGTCCGTCGTGCGCTGGTCGACGCCGAACTGGCGCGTCTGGCTGTGCAAAATGAATGGGAAGGCCTGGTCATCTACGGCGCGGTGCGTCAGGTAGACGATCTGGAAGAGCTGGACATCGGCATTCAGGCGATTGCCGCGATTCCGGTAGGTGCAGCAGGTGAAGGGATTGGGGAAAGCGATGTGCGCGTCAATTTCGGCGGCGTGACGTTCTTCTCCGGCGACCATCTGTACGCCGATAACACCGGAATCATTCTCTCCGAAGACCCGCTTGATATCGAGTGA
- the hslU gene encoding HslU--HslV peptidase ATPase subunit translates to MSEMTPREIVSELNKHIIGQDNAKRSVAIALRNRWRRMQLDEELRHEVTPKNILMIGPTGVGKTEIARRLAKLANAPFIKVEATKFTEVGYVGKEVDSIIRDLTDAAIKMVRVQAIEKNRYRAEEMAEERILDVLIPPAKNNWGQAEQQSEPSAARQAFRKKLREGQLDDKEIEIDLAAAPMGVEIMAPPGMEEMTSQLQSMFQNLGGQKQKARKLKIKDAMKLLIEEEAAKLVNPEELKQEAIDAVEQHGIVFIDEIDKICKRGESSGPDVSREGVQRDLLPLVEGCTVSTKHGMVKTDHILFIASGAFQVAKPSDLIPELQGRLPIRVELQALTTSDFERILTEPNASVTVQYKALMATEGVNIEFTESGIKRIAEAAWQVNETTENIGARRLHTVLERLMEDISYDASDLNGQSITIDADYVSKHLDALVADEDLSRFIL, encoded by the coding sequence ATGTCTGAAATGACCCCACGCGAAATCGTCAGCGAACTGAATAAGCACATCATCGGCCAGGATAACGCCAAGCGTTCCGTGGCGATTGCACTGCGTAACCGCTGGCGCCGCATGCAGCTCGACGAAGAGCTGCGCCATGAAGTCACACCGAAAAACATTCTGATGATCGGCCCAACCGGCGTCGGTAAAACCGAAATCGCCCGTCGTCTGGCAAAGCTTGCCAACGCGCCGTTCATCAAAGTGGAAGCGACAAAATTCACCGAAGTGGGTTATGTCGGTAAAGAAGTCGACTCTATCATCCGCGATCTGACCGATGCCGCCATCAAAATGGTTCGCGTCCAGGCGATCGAAAAAAACCGCTATCGTGCGGAAGAGATGGCAGAAGAGCGCATTCTTGATGTGCTGATCCCACCAGCTAAAAATAACTGGGGCCAGGCGGAGCAACAGTCTGAACCGTCCGCTGCACGTCAGGCGTTCCGTAAAAAGCTGCGTGAAGGCCAGCTCGACGATAAAGAAATCGAGATCGATCTTGCCGCCGCGCCGATGGGCGTGGAAATCATGGCGCCTCCGGGAATGGAAGAGATGACCAGCCAGCTGCAGTCCATGTTCCAGAACCTGGGCGGGCAGAAGCAGAAAGCGCGTAAGCTGAAAATCAAAGACGCGATGAAGCTGCTGATTGAAGAAGAAGCGGCCAAACTGGTGAACCCGGAAGAGCTGAAACAGGAAGCTATCGACGCCGTTGAGCAGCACGGGATCGTGTTTATCGACGAAATCGACAAAATCTGTAAGCGCGGCGAATCCTCAGGCCCGGACGTGTCCCGTGAAGGCGTACAGCGCGACCTGCTGCCGCTGGTTGAAGGCTGCACCGTCTCGACCAAACACGGTATGGTCAAAACCGACCACATTCTGTTTATCGCCTCCGGCGCATTCCAGGTGGCGAAACCGTCTGACCTGATCCCGGAACTGCAGGGCCGTCTGCCGATTCGCGTAGAGCTGCAGGCGCTGACCACCAGCGACTTCGAACGTATTCTGACGGAACCTAACGCTTCTGTTACCGTGCAGTACAAAGCGCTGATGGCGACCGAAGGCGTCAACATTGAGTTTACTGAATCCGGTATCAAGCGTATTGCTGAAGCAGCATGGCAGGTTAACGAGACCACCGAAAACATCGGTGCCCGTCGCCTGCACACCGTTCTGGAGCGTCTGATGGAAGATATTTCCTATGATGCGAGCGATTTGAACGGTCAAAGCATAACAATTGATGCGGATTATGTGAGCAAACATCTGGATGCGCTGGTCGCAGATGAAGATCTGAGCCGTTTTATCCTATAA
- the ftsN gene encoding cell division protein FtsN → MAQRDYVRRGQPASSRRKKSTSRKKQRNTSAVSPAMVAIAAAVLVAFIGGLYFITHHKKEESETLQGQKVTGNGLPPKPEERWRYIKELESRQPGVRTPTEPSAGGEVMKPDQLTEEQRQLLAQMQADMRQQPTQLNEVPWNEQTPAQRQQTLQRQAQQRQVEQQQQQWNSTPPVQQPRTPPQTQTRTAQTAPVQQPSKPATQPQKSATTSQPYQDLLQTPAHTTASQPKTQPAAPVERVPEAPKPTAEKKDERRWMVQCGSFKGAEQAETVRAQLAFEGFDSKITTNNGWNRVVIGPVKGKENADSTISRLKMAGHTNCIRLASGG, encoded by the coding sequence GTGGCACAACGAGATTATGTACGTCGCGGCCAACCGGCATCTTCGCGGCGCAAAAAGAGCACCTCACGGAAAAAGCAACGCAACACGTCTGCGGTATCGCCCGCAATGGTCGCCATTGCCGCCGCCGTGCTTGTGGCCTTTATCGGTGGTCTGTACTTCATTACGCATCATAAAAAAGAAGAATCCGAAACGTTGCAGGGTCAGAAAGTGACCGGCAACGGGTTGCCGCCAAAACCGGAAGAGCGCTGGCGCTATATTAAAGAGCTGGAAAGCCGCCAGCCGGGCGTACGTACGCCTACAGAACCGTCTGCCGGTGGTGAAGTCATGAAGCCGGATCAACTGACTGAAGAACAGCGCCAGCTACTTGCGCAAATGCAGGCCGATATGCGCCAGCAGCCGACGCAGCTCAACGAAGTGCCGTGGAACGAGCAGACGCCGGCACAGCGTCAGCAAACGTTGCAGCGCCAGGCTCAGCAACGTCAGGTTGAGCAACAACAGCAGCAGTGGAACAGCACGCCGCCGGTTCAACAGCCGCGTACGCCGCCACAGACGCAAACGCGTACTGCGCAAACGGCGCCAGTACAGCAACCGTCGAAGCCTGCTACGCAGCCGCAGAAATCTGCCACGACATCGCAGCCGTACCAGGATCTGCTACAGACACCGGCGCACACCACGGCGTCGCAGCCAAAAACACAGCCAGCCGCGCCGGTTGAGCGCGTGCCAGAGGCTCCGAAGCCGACGGCAGAGAAGAAAGACGAACGTCGCTGGATGGTGCAGTGTGGTTCGTTTAAAGGCGCTGAGCAGGCAGAAACCGTGCGTGCGCAGTTAGCTTTTGAAGGCTTTGACTCCAAAATCACCACCAACAATGGCTGGAACCGCGTGGTCATCGGGCCGGTGAAAGGCAAAGAGAATGCCGACAGCACCATTAGCCGTCTGAAGATGGCAGGTCACACAAACTGTATTCGACTCGCCTCCGGGGGTTGA
- the menA gene encoding 1,4-dihydroxy-2-naphthoate polyprenyltransferase, whose protein sequence is MTEQQQISRSQAWLESLRPKTLPLAFAAIIVGTALAWWQGYFDPLVALLALITAGLLQILSNLANDYGDAVKGSDKPDRIGPLRGMQKGVITQQEMKRALIITVVLICLSGLSLVAVACRTPADFVGFLVLGVLSIIAAITYTVGNRPYGYIGLGDISVLVFFGWLSVMGSWYLQAHTLIPALILPATACGLLATAVLNINNLRDINSDRENGKNTLVVRLGAVNARRYHACLLIGTLVCLALFNLLSLQSPWGWLFLLAAPVLVKQARYVMRQMEPAAMRPMLERTVKAALLTNLLFVVGIFLSQWAR, encoded by the coding sequence ATGACTGAACAACAACAAATTAGCCGCTCCCAGGCCTGGCTGGAAAGTTTACGACCCAAGACCCTACCGCTCGCCTTCGCGGCGATCATCGTCGGTACGGCCCTGGCATGGTGGCAGGGATACTTTGATCCGCTGGTCGCCCTGCTGGCGCTCATTACGGCAGGGCTTCTGCAAATCCTGTCAAACCTCGCCAACGACTATGGTGATGCCGTTAAGGGCAGCGATAAGCCGGATCGTATTGGGCCGCTGCGTGGGATGCAAAAAGGGGTAATCACTCAACAGGAGATGAAGCGCGCGCTGATCATCACCGTCGTGCTCATTTGCTTGTCCGGTCTGTCGCTGGTTGCGGTGGCGTGCCGCACACCGGCGGATTTTGTCGGTTTCCTGGTGCTCGGCGTGCTGTCGATCATTGCCGCTATCACCTATACCGTGGGCAATCGTCCTTATGGCTATATCGGTCTGGGCGATATTTCCGTGCTGGTCTTCTTTGGCTGGCTGAGCGTGATGGGCAGTTGGTATCTGCAGGCGCATACACTGATCCCGGCGTTAATCCTTCCGGCTACCGCCTGCGGTCTGCTGGCCACCGCCGTGCTTAACATCAATAATCTGCGCGATATCAACAGCGACCGGGAAAACGGCAAGAACACGCTGGTTGTCCGCCTCGGCGCCGTAAATGCCCGTCGTTACCACGCTTGCTTACTGATAGGAACGCTGGTCTGCCTGGCGCTGTTTAACCTGCTTTCGCTGCAAAGTCCGTGGGGTTGGCTATTCCTGCTGGCCGCGCCAGTGCTGGTAAAACAGGCGCGTTACGTGATGCGCCAGATGGAACCGGCAGCGATGCGCCCAATGCTTGAACGTACAGTAAAAGCCGCGTTGCTGACTAACCTACTGTTTGTCGTCGGGATTTTCTTAAGTCAGTGGGCAAGATAA
- a CDS encoding DUF805 domain-containing protein yields MTLQQWLFSFKGRIGRRDFWIWIALWIVSMVVLFSLESQKLLPDQIAPFALVCLLWPTAAVTVKRLHDRGRSGLWALLIILAWMLLAGNWAILPGMWQWVVGRFVPTLILIMTLIDLGAFVGTQGENKYGKDTQDVAFKSAP; encoded by the coding sequence ATGACCCTACAGCAGTGGTTATTCTCATTTAAAGGGCGTATTGGACGCCGTGATTTCTGGATCTGGATTGCGCTGTGGATTGTCAGCATGGTGGTTCTGTTTTCGCTTGAGAGTCAAAAATTACTCCCCGATCAGATTGCTCCCTTTGCCCTGGTGTGTCTGCTCTGGCCGACGGCGGCGGTTACGGTGAAACGTCTGCACGATCGTGGGCGTTCGGGGCTGTGGGCATTATTGATTATTCTTGCCTGGATGCTGTTAGCCGGCAACTGGGCGATTTTGCCGGGAATGTGGCAATGGGTAGTCGGACGCTTTGTACCGACGCTGATCCTCATCATGACCCTTATCGACCTGGGGGCGTTTGTTGGTACCCAGGGCGAAAATAAATACGGTAAAGACACGCAGGATGTCGCGTTTAAATCAGCGCCCTGA
- the glpF gene encoding glycerol uptake facilitator protein GlpF → MSQTSTLKGQCIAEFLGTGLLIFFGVGCVAALKVAGASFGQWEISVIWGLGVAMAIYLTAGVSGAHLNPAVTIALWLFACFDKRKVVPFILSQFAGAFCAAALVYGLYYNLFADFEQTHHIVRGSIESVDLAGTFSTYPNPHINFVQAFAVEMVITAILMGLILALTDDGNGVPRGPLAPLLIGLLIAVIGASMGPLTGFAMNPARDIGPKAFAWLAGWGNVAFTGGKDIPYFLVPLFGPIVGAILGAFAYRKLIGRHLPCDTCAVEEKETTTTSQQKASL, encoded by the coding sequence ATGAGTCAAACATCAACCTTAAAAGGCCAGTGCATTGCTGAATTCCTCGGTACCGGGTTGTTGATTTTCTTCGGTGTGGGGTGTGTCGCTGCGCTTAAAGTCGCGGGTGCGTCTTTTGGACAGTGGGAAATCAGCGTCATCTGGGGACTGGGGGTAGCCATGGCTATCTACCTGACCGCAGGTGTGTCTGGCGCACATCTCAACCCGGCAGTCACTATCGCGTTGTGGCTGTTTGCGTGTTTCGACAAGCGCAAAGTTGTTCCTTTTATCCTTTCTCAATTTGCCGGTGCCTTTTGCGCAGCGGCGTTAGTTTACGGGCTTTACTACAATCTTTTCGCCGACTTCGAACAAACGCACCACATTGTACGTGGCAGCATTGAGAGTGTTGATCTGGCCGGCACTTTCTCAACGTATCCCAACCCACATATCAATTTTGTGCAGGCCTTCGCGGTTGAAATGGTGATTACCGCTATCCTGATGGGGCTTATTCTGGCGCTGACTGATGACGGTAACGGTGTACCGCGTGGCCCGCTGGCTCCTTTGTTGATTGGTTTACTGATTGCGGTTATCGGCGCATCCATGGGCCCACTGACCGGGTTTGCGATGAACCCGGCACGTGACATCGGTCCGAAAGCGTTCGCCTGGCTCGCGGGCTGGGGTAATGTCGCCTTCACCGGTGGCAAAGATATTCCTTACTTCCTGGTGCCGCTGTTTGGCCCCATCGTTGGCGCTATTTTGGGCGCTTTCGCCTATCGCAAGCTGATCGGTCGCCATTTGCCGTGCGATACCTGTGCCGTGGAAGAGAAGGAAACCACGACCACTTCACAACAAAAAGCTTCGCTGTAA
- the glpX gene encoding class II fructose-bisphosphatase encodes MRRELAIEFSRVTEAAALAGYKWLGRGDKNTADGAAVNAMRIMLNQVNIDGTIVIGEGEIDEAPMLYIGEKVGTGRGDAVDIAVDPIEGTRMTAMGQANALAVLAVGDKGCFLNAPDMYMEKLIVGPGAKGSIDLNLPLEENLRNIADALGKPLSELTVTILAKPRHDDVIAKMATLGVRVFAIPDGDVAASILTCMPDSEVDVLYGIGGAPEGVVSAAVIRALDGDMQGRLLARHDVKGDSEENRRIGEQELARCQAMGIEAGKALRLDEMARSDNVIFSATGITKGDLLEGISRKGNIATTETLLIRGKSRTIRRIQSIHYLDRKDPDVQAHIL; translated from the coding sequence ATGAGACGAGAACTTGCCATCGAATTTTCCCGCGTAACCGAAGCGGCGGCGCTGGCTGGCTACAAATGGTTAGGACGTGGTGATAAAAACACCGCCGACGGCGCGGCGGTTAACGCCATGCGCATAATGCTAAACCAGGTCAACATTGACGGAACCATCGTGATCGGGGAAGGCGAGATCGACGAAGCGCCGATGCTTTACATCGGTGAGAAAGTCGGTACCGGTCGCGGCGACGCGGTGGATATTGCCGTTGACCCTATTGAAGGCACACGAATGACGGCGATGGGCCAGGCTAACGCGTTGGCCGTTCTGGCCGTTGGTGACAAGGGCTGCTTCCTGAACGCGCCTGACATGTACATGGAAAAGTTGATTGTCGGACCAGGCGCAAAAGGCAGCATCGATCTCAATCTGCCGCTGGAAGAAAACCTGCGCAATATCGCCGACGCGTTGGGCAAACCGCTGAGCGAACTGACGGTGACGATTCTGGCGAAACCGCGCCATGATGACGTGATCGCAAAGATGGCGACGCTTGGCGTACGCGTATTCGCGATTCCTGATGGCGACGTTGCCGCGTCCATCCTGACCTGTATGCCGGACAGCGAAGTGGATGTGCTGTACGGGATTGGCGGTGCGCCGGAAGGCGTGGTGTCCGCTGCGGTAATCCGCGCGCTGGATGGCGACATGCAGGGCCGCCTGCTGGCACGTCATGATGTCAAAGGCGACAGCGAAGAGAACCGTCGCATCGGCGAACAGGAGCTCGCACGCTGTCAGGCAATGGGCATCGAGGCCGGTAAAGCGCTGCGTCTGGATGAAATGGCGCGCAGCGACAATGTCATCTTCTCCGCAACCGGCATCACTAAAGGCGATCTGCTGGAAGGGATCAGCCGTAAAGGTAATATCGCGACCACCGAAACGCTGCTAATCCGCGGTAAGTCACGCACCATCCGCCGCATTCAGTCGATTCACTACCTCGATCGCAAAGACCCGGACGTGCAGGCGCACATCCTGTAA